The following coding sequences lie in one Lolium perenne isolate Kyuss_39 chromosome 2, Kyuss_2.0, whole genome shotgun sequence genomic window:
- the LOC127330845 gene encoding DNA damage-repair/toleration protein DRT102-like, with amino-acid sequence MASSADNRRFKIFAAADGFVEQHKDAIVAHLRAHSSVAEVVDLGVDKYYSAAAAVARNVISSSSDPALEVRGVVLCGTGAGVTIFANKYPGVYATHCSSVADAVNTRSINACNVLALSGMATPPETAALIADAWLATPFRAPCPASGDAPWPEEVQQFFDVAPQEMASIPQGSAPAPDDSTCAICCLRKGMEFEPLDAMPGGEMRIVRESPTSAYVRFKAGSVEPAHHHTFGHDLVVIKGKKKVWNLTKNEKYDLVDGDFLFTPAGDVHRVKYLEDTEFFIRWDGHWDIFLDEDLETARNAIDAELGVADIDK; translated from the coding sequence ATGGCCTCCTCCGCTGACAACCGCCGCTTCAAGATTTTCGCGGCCGCTGACGGCTTCGTCGAGCAGCACAAGGACGCCATCGTTGCGCACCTCCGCGCCCACTCCTCCGTCGCCGAAGTCGTCGACCTCGGCGTCGATAAGTACTACTCCGCCGCTGCAGCCGTCGCCCGCAACGTCATCTCCTCATCGTCCGACCCCGCCCTCGAGGTCCGCGGCGTCGTCCTCTGCGGCACCGGCGCTGGTGTCACCATATTCGCCAACAAGTACCCCGGCGTGTACGCCACTCACTGCAGCTCGGTCGCCGACGCCGTCAACACCCGCTCCATCAACGCGTGCAACGTCCTGGCCCTCTCCGGGATGGCCACCCCGCCCGAGACGGCCGCGCTCATCGCCGACGCCTGGCTCGCCACCCCGTTTCGTGCTCCCTGCCCCGCGTCCGGGGACGCTCCCTGGCCGGAGGAGGTGCAGCAATTCTTCGACGTTGCACCTCAAGAGATGGCCTCCATCCCCCAGGGATCAGCCCCTGCCCCTGATGACTCCACCTGTGCCATCTGCTGCCTCAGGAAGGGGATGGAGTTTGAACCGTTGGATGCCATGCCCGGCGGCGAGATGCGAATTGTGCGCGAGAGCCCCACTTCGGCCTACGTCCGCTTCAAAGCTGGAAGTGTGGAGCCGGCTCACCACCACACTTTCGGCCACGACTTGGTTGTGATCAAGGGCAAGAAGAAGGTGTGGAACTTAACCAAGAACGAGAAGTATGACCTGGTTGACGGGGACTTCCTGTTCACGCCTGCCGGGGACGTGCACCGTGTGAAGTACTTGGAAGACACAGAGTTCTTCATCCGGTGGGACGGGCACTGGGACATATTCCTCGATGAAGACCTGGAAACTGCGCGCAATGCCATTGATGCCGAGCTCGGTGTGGCTGACATTGACAAGTGA